A genome region from Deinococcus sp. KNUC1210 includes the following:
- a CDS encoding HD-GYP domain-containing protein — MAFLEIRPLITLSEQGKLTAEEDFLVACEASRVNVLIEKQDEAIEYTIKARLLIPSVSVELQGYWYQVLLNFYAYLWFDEAFLKASQMACVFPPKGHFYASVWNEVVYEGNVGLALLVSRDYVGALQHFRVSLNAIVRSGVSHASYYHLRTVELLTSALLDLPLDEDDLNALRAELSEKSPLFLHLLYTAWALDERRKGRFDRADTYFRTAFDLIERTSNFNRSTLLIYDLAIEFYKSREATATLIEILEQRIKIFDKIGQRVSHGFPLLMQQAGDLAHAKAEVQNSAVELIDCLALIGEYHDGTTGQHTGRVGQLVYSMASRLGLSSANDLSMAARLHDIGKIGIREGVLKKTGLFTDAEREEMKQHTTYGYQMLANGSSALIKLARSIAYAHHERWDGGGYPNGLAGESIPLPARVVAVADVFDALTSERPYKRAWTTQEALEEIERQAGHQFDARVVAVLRSIIEEGGLDEENR; from the coding sequence ATGGCTTTTCTGGAAATTCGTCCCCTGATTACTCTGAGTGAACAGGGAAAGCTGACAGCAGAAGAGGATTTTCTGGTGGCCTGTGAAGCAAGCCGAGTCAATGTGCTGATTGAAAAACAGGACGAGGCGATAGAGTACACCATCAAGGCGAGATTGTTGATTCCGTCTGTGAGTGTTGAATTGCAGGGCTACTGGTATCAGGTGTTGCTCAATTTCTACGCCTATCTGTGGTTCGACGAAGCATTTCTGAAAGCTTCGCAGATGGCCTGCGTTTTTCCTCCCAAAGGACATTTTTATGCTTCGGTCTGGAACGAGGTGGTGTATGAAGGCAACGTCGGTCTGGCGCTGCTCGTTTCCCGCGACTATGTGGGGGCGCTCCAGCATTTCCGGGTCAGTCTGAATGCCATTGTGCGGTCGGGGGTGTCGCATGCCAGTTATTACCACCTGAGAACGGTGGAACTGCTGACCAGTGCGCTGCTCGATCTGCCTCTCGACGAGGATGACCTGAACGCTCTTCGTGCCGAATTGAGCGAAAAAAGCCCGCTGTTTCTGCACCTTCTCTATACGGCCTGGGCACTGGACGAACGCAGAAAAGGTCGATTCGACCGCGCTGATACGTATTTTCGAACTGCCTTCGACCTGATCGAGCGCACCTCCAATTTCAACCGCTCCACCCTGCTGATCTACGATCTGGCCATCGAATTTTATAAGAGCCGCGAAGCCACGGCCACGCTGATCGAGATTCTGGAGCAGCGAATCAAGATCTTCGACAAGATCGGCCAGCGCGTCAGTCACGGGTTTCCCCTGCTGATGCAGCAGGCGGGCGACCTCGCCCATGCAAAGGCCGAGGTCCAGAACAGCGCGGTGGAACTGATCGACTGTCTGGCACTGATCGGTGAGTACCATGACGGCACCACCGGGCAGCACACCGGGCGCGTGGGCCAGCTGGTGTACAGCATGGCGAGCAGGCTCGGTCTGTCGTCTGCCAACGATCTTTCGATGGCTGCCCGGCTGCACGACATTGGAAAGATCGGTATTCGGGAAGGCGTCCTGAAGAAGACGGGGCTGTTTACCGACGCCGAGCGCGAAGAGATGAAACAGCACACCACCTACGGGTATCAGATGCTGGCGAACGGATCGAGTGCGCTCATCAAGCTGGCCCGCTCGATTGCGTATGCCCACCATGAGCGCTGGGACGGCGGCGGCTATCCCAACGGGCTGGCGGGCGAGTCGATTCCCCTTCCTGCCAGAGTCGTCGCCGTGGCCGACGTTTTCGACGCCCTGACGAGCGAGCGCCCCTACAAGCGGGCGTGGACGACGCAGGAGGCGCTGGAGGAGATCGAGCGGCAGGCGGGACATCAGTTCGATGCGCGGGTGGTGGCAGTACTGCGGAGCATCATCGAGGAAGGCGGGCTGGACGAGGAAAACCGCTGA
- a CDS encoding MFS transporter yields the protein MTSSSARPDSFAALRFSAVRWLLLSGTSEGLAARALAVVIGYQLYRITRSPLALGWLGLVEAIPALGLALLGGHFADRRDRKRIVLITRAIMLLTALGMALFSTSEAVSLAALYGLVFVSGLARGFGEPAASAFEMQVVPSAVYVNAASWLGSAGLAASMLGPAVGGFAFDLLSAHGAYLLIAALQGVALLAVWRVPVTAAPPKTEAENAEPIWDSIREGLNFVRRDPVLLGSMALDLFAVLFGGAVALLPIFADDILKVGAKGLGFLVAAPSVGALLVTLWATRFPPTRNAGRTLLLCVGGFGISIIVFALSHSLWLSMVALVFSGGFDGISMVIRRSILRLRTPAHLRGRVASVSLLFIGSSNEIGAFESGFAANLLGTVRSVWLGGIVTLVVVGVSAWRLPELRRLSLAGIADEDSSPESGEVLKNPS from the coding sequence GTGACCAGTTCCTCTGCCCGCCCCGACAGTTTCGCTGCCCTGCGCTTCTCTGCGGTGCGCTGGCTGCTGCTCTCCGGTACGTCCGAGGGGCTGGCGGCACGCGCTCTGGCCGTGGTGATCGGCTATCAGCTGTACCGCATCACGCGCTCGCCGCTGGCGCTGGGCTGGCTGGGGCTGGTCGAGGCGATTCCGGCGCTGGGGCTGGCGCTGCTGGGCGGGCACTTTGCAGATCGGCGCGACCGCAAGCGCATCGTACTGATCACGCGGGCCATCATGCTGCTGACCGCTCTGGGCATGGCACTGTTTTCGACCAGTGAAGCGGTGAGTCTGGCGGCGCTGTACGGATTGGTCTTCGTCTCGGGGCTGGCACGGGGCTTCGGTGAACCGGCGGCGAGCGCCTTCGAGATGCAGGTGGTGCCGAGCGCGGTGTATGTGAACGCGGCGTCGTGGCTGGGCAGCGCGGGGCTGGCGGCCTCGATGCTGGGGCCAGCGGTGGGCGGGTTCGCCTTCGATCTGCTGAGCGCCCACGGAGCCTATCTGCTGATCGCCGCGCTCCAGGGGGTGGCACTGCTCGCGGTGTGGCGCGTCCCGGTGACGGCTGCACCGCCGAAGACGGAAGCAGAGAACGCCGAGCCGATCTGGGACAGCATCCGCGAAGGACTGAACTTCGTGCGGCGCGACCCGGTGTTGCTGGGCAGCATGGCACTCGACCTGTTCGCCGTGCTGTTTGGCGGTGCAGTGGCGCTGCTGCCGATCTTTGCCGACGACATCCTGAAGGTGGGCGCAAAAGGGCTGGGCTTTCTGGTGGCTGCTCCTTCCGTCGGAGCGCTGCTCGTGACGCTGTGGGCCACCCGCTTTCCGCCGACCAGAAACGCGGGGCGCACACTGCTGCTGTGCGTGGGGGGCTTCGGCATCAGCATCATCGTGTTCGCGCTGTCGCACTCGCTGTGGCTGTCGATGGTGGCGCTGGTGTTCAGTGGAGGCTTCGACGGCATCAGCATGGTGATCCGGCGCTCGATTCTGCGGCTGCGAACACCAGCCCACCTGCGCGGACGGGTCGCCAGCGTCAGCCTGCTGTTTATCGGATCGAGCAACGAAATCGGAGCCTTCGAGAGTGGATTCGCCGCCAATCTGCTGGGCACGGTTCGCAGCGTCTGGCTGGGCGGCATCGTCACGCTGGTGGTGGTGGGCGTCTCAGCGTGGCGTCTGCCGGAACTGCGGCGGTTGAGTCTGGCAGGCATCGCAGACGAGGACAGCAGCCCGGAGAGCGGTGAGGTTCTGAAAAACCCGTCGTGA
- a CDS encoding molybdopterin oxidoreductase family protein: MTHSDVPSPSVRLPLPADGVYYRACNLCEAICGLELTVKGGEVVDVRGDASDPLSKGHICPKGAMLPDLHRDPDRLKRPLRRDGTTWTEMEWEEALDYVVERLKAVQAQHGPDAVGVYQGNPSVHNSGTLLSAGGFLKALGTRNFYSATSVDQLPHHRAALEMLGHPLLLPIPDVDRTDFLLMMGANPAASNGSILTAPGLKERLKAIHGRGGRVVLLDPRRTESAAYAEHHFIRPGTDAALLLSLLHVIFAEQLEKPGRLLDFTDGLDALRAAALPYSPEAVAQQTGLDAGFIRTLARDFASASSAVAYGRIGLSTQAFGGLCQWLLNALNIVTGNFDREGGAMLPLPAFDQLMRAKKGERPLHRYASRVRGLPEFDGEFPSAALAEEMDTPGAGQIRAFISVAGNPVLSTPDGARLDRALEGLEFMVSIDPYLNETTRHADVILPPATGLETEHYDVIFHHFAVRNTARLNPAIFPVGADQRFDWQIFGGLRERLTGARGSDPAARLALGLKHGPYKLELDALKAAPHGLDFGPMKPCLPQRLLNEQGRIQLAPESFLNDLPRLDAALSTPVPAFVLIGRRQLRSNNSWMHNTPRLMRGTDRCTLMLHPDDAAKLGVAAGEQVTVTSRVGSVTVPAEVTDTLMPGVVSLPHGFGHGKRGTRLSVAQQHPGASYNDLSDPLLLDELTGNAAVSGVPVEVAKAAQRVEVEVLSAD; the protein is encoded by the coding sequence ATGACCCATTCCGACGTACCGTCTCCGTCTGTCCGTCTGCCGTTGCCCGCCGACGGCGTCTATTACCGCGCCTGCAATCTGTGCGAAGCCATCTGCGGCCTGGAACTGACCGTGAAGGGCGGTGAGGTGGTGGATGTGCGCGGCGACGCCTCAGATCCGCTGTCGAAAGGCCACATCTGTCCGAAGGGAGCGATGCTGCCCGACCTGCACCGCGACCCCGACCGATTGAAACGCCCGCTGCGCCGCGACGGCACCACCTGGACCGAGATGGAGTGGGAAGAAGCGCTCGATTATGTGGTCGAGCGGCTGAAGGCGGTGCAGGCACAGCATGGCCCCGACGCGGTGGGTGTGTATCAGGGCAACCCCAGCGTGCATAACAGCGGCACCCTGCTGAGTGCGGGCGGATTCCTGAAGGCGCTGGGCACGCGCAATTTCTATTCGGCCACCAGCGTGGATCAGCTGCCGCATCACCGGGCCGCGCTGGAAATGCTGGGCCACCCGCTGCTGCTCCCGATTCCCGATGTGGACAGAACCGACTTCCTGCTGATGATGGGAGCCAACCCCGCCGCCAGCAACGGCAGCATTCTGACCGCGCCGGGCCTGAAGGAGCGCCTGAAAGCCATTCACGGGCGCGGCGGGCGGGTCGTGCTGCTCGACCCGCGCCGCACCGAAAGCGCCGCCTACGCCGAACACCACTTCATTCGCCCCGGAACCGACGCCGCGCTGCTGCTGTCGCTGCTGCACGTGATCTTCGCGGAGCAGCTGGAAAAGCCGGGTCGCCTGCTCGACTTCACCGATGGGCTGGACGCGCTGCGGGCCGCCGCTCTCCCCTACTCGCCGGAAGCGGTGGCGCAACAGACCGGGCTGGACGCCGGGTTCATCCGCACGCTGGCCCGCGACTTTGCGTCTGCCTCTTCGGCGGTGGCCTACGGGCGCATCGGGCTGAGCACCCAGGCGTTCGGCGGGCTGTGTCAGTGGCTGCTGAACGCACTGAACATCGTGACCGGAAACTTCGACCGCGAGGGCGGCGCGATGCTGCCGCTGCCCGCCTTCGATCAGCTGATGCGGGCGAAGAAGGGCGAGCGCCCGCTGCACCGCTACGCCTCGCGGGTGCGCGGCCTGCCGGAATTCGACGGCGAGTTCCCGAGCGCGGCCCTCGCCGAAGAGATGGATACCCCAGGCGCAGGCCAGATTCGGGCATTTATCAGCGTGGCGGGCAACCCGGTGCTCAGCACCCCCGACGGTGCGAGGCTGGATAGAGCGCTGGAAGGGCTGGAATTCATGGTCAGCATCGACCCGTACCTGAACGAGACGACCCGGCACGCCGACGTGATCCTGCCGCCCGCCACCGGGCTGGAAACCGAGCATTACGACGTGATCTTCCATCATTTCGCCGTTCGCAACACGGCGCGGCTGAATCCGGCGATCTTTCCGGTGGGGGCAGATCAGCGCTTCGACTGGCAGATTTTCGGCGGTCTGCGCGAACGCCTGACCGGGGCACGTGGCAGCGACCCTGCTGCACGGCTGGCGCTGGGCCTGAAGCACGGGCCGTACAAACTGGAGCTGGACGCGCTGAAAGCCGCTCCGCACGGACTGGACTTCGGGCCGATGAAGCCCTGCCTGCCGCAGCGGTTGCTGAACGAGCAGGGGCGTATCCAGCTCGCACCCGAGAGTTTCCTGAACGATCTGCCCCGCTTGGACGCCGCACTGAGTACACCAGTTCCGGCCTTCGTGCTGATCGGACGGCGGCAGCTTCGAAGCAACAATTCGTGGATGCACAACACCCCCCGCCTGATGCGCGGCACCGACCGCTGCACCCTGATGCTCCACCCCGACGACGCCGCGAAACTGGGCGTGGCAGCAGGCGAACAGGTCACCGTGACGAGCCGGGTGGGGAGTGTGACCGTGCCCGCCGAGGTGACCGATACGCTGATGCCGGGCGTGGTGAGCCTGCCGCACGGCTTCGGCCACGGCAAACGCGGCACCCGCCTGAGCGTGGCGCAGCAGCACCCCGGCGCGAGCTACAACGACCTGTCCGACCCGCTGCTGCTCGATGAATTGACCGGAAATGCGGCGGTCAGCGGTGTTCCGGTGGAAGTGGCAAAGGCGGCGCAGCGGGTGGAAGTGGAGGTGCTGAGCGCGGACTAG
- a CDS encoding GMC family oxidoreductase codes for MTETAVDFVIVGAGSAGCVLADRLSEDGACRVLLLEAGVPDSAPEIGIPAAFPKLFKSPLDWNYETEPQEHLDGRKLYWPRGKMLGGCSSINAMIYIRGNRADYDAWAEQGNAGWSYDDVLPYFIRAEDNEDGASEFHGAGGPLHVENRRYTNPICDAIVEGFESLGYPRSSDFNGVTQEGVGRYQVTQKGGVRWSTVSGYLRPALGRPNLDARTGAHVTRVLLENGAAVGVEYLQDGETHTVQAARGVILSAGAITSPHLLMLSGVGERAQLEAAGIRVLHELPGVGQNLQDHVFVPLVYATDTPGLKDALSEAQMGLYMSEQQGMLVSNIAETGGFLKTRPELNAPDLQYHNGPALFIDHGFVELDGYHFTLLPSLIKPASRGRIRLASADPQQAPLIEPNYLSDPADMDVLIAGLELGRRAALAAPLDLHRRDEVMPGADVTDRAGLEAHVRAQAMTIYHPVGTCKMGHDELAVVDDTLKVRGLERLWVADASIMPEIVRGNTNAPTIMIAEKAANLILGRPAAARAARQETVSADD; via the coding sequence ATGACGGAGACTGCCGTGGATTTTGTGATCGTGGGTGCGGGGTCGGCAGGCTGTGTGCTGGCAGATCGCCTGAGCGAAGACGGAGCGTGCCGCGTGCTGCTGCTGGAAGCCGGGGTGCCCGACAGCGCCCCCGAGATCGGGATTCCGGCGGCCTTTCCCAAGCTGTTCAAGTCGCCGCTCGACTGGAACTACGAAACCGAGCCGCAGGAGCATCTGGACGGGCGCAAACTGTACTGGCCGCGCGGCAAGATGCTGGGCGGGTGCAGCAGCATCAACGCCATGATCTACATCCGGGGCAACAGGGCCGACTACGACGCCTGGGCCGAGCAGGGCAACGCGGGCTGGAGCTACGACGATGTGCTGCCGTACTTCATCCGGGCCGAAGACAACGAAGACGGTGCGAGCGAGTTTCACGGTGCGGGTGGGCCGCTGCACGTCGAGAATCGCCGCTATACCAACCCCATCTGTGACGCCATCGTGGAGGGGTTCGAGTCGCTGGGCTACCCGCGCAGCAGCGATTTCAACGGAGTGACGCAGGAGGGCGTGGGCCGCTATCAGGTGACCCAGAAGGGCGGCGTTCGCTGGAGTACCGTCAGCGGGTATCTGCGCCCGGCGCTGGGGCGGCCCAATCTGGACGCCAGAACCGGAGCGCACGTCACGCGGGTGCTGCTGGAGAACGGCGCGGCAGTGGGCGTGGAGTACCTGCAGGACGGCGAAACGCATACGGTGCAGGCTGCTCGCGGCGTGATTCTGAGCGCCGGAGCCATCACCTCGCCGCACCTGCTGATGCTGTCGGGCGTGGGCGAGCGGGCGCAACTGGAGGCGGCAGGCATTCGCGTGCTGCACGAGTTGCCGGGCGTCGGGCAGAATCTTCAGGATCATGTGTTCGTGCCGCTGGTGTACGCCACCGACACGCCGGGCCTGAAAGACGCGCTGAGTGAGGCGCAGATGGGCCTGTATATGAGCGAACAGCAGGGCATGCTGGTGTCCAACATCGCGGAGACGGGCGGTTTTCTGAAGACCCGCCCCGAGCTGAACGCGCCCGATCTTCAGTATCACAACGGCCCGGCGCTGTTTATCGATCACGGCTTCGTCGAACTGGACGGCTACCACTTCACGCTGCTGCCGTCACTCATCAAGCCTGCCAGCCGGGGCCGAATTCGGCTGGCGAGCGCCGACCCGCAGCAGGCTCCGTTGATCGAACCCAACTATCTGAGCGACCCCGCCGATATGGACGTGCTGATTGCCGGGCTGGAACTGGGCCGCCGGGCCGCCCTCGCCGCCCCTCTCGATCTGCACCGCAGAGACGAGGTGATGCCGGGAGCCGACGTGACCGACCGCGCCGGACTCGAAGCGCACGTGCGGGCGCAGGCCATGACCATCTATCATCCGGTGGGCACGTGCAAGATGGGCCACGACGAACTGGCCGTGGTCGACGATACCCTGAAGGTGCGCGGCCTGGAGCGGCTGTGGGTGGCCGACGCCAGCATCATGCCGGAGATCGTGCGCGGCAACACCAACGCGCCCACCATTATGATTGCCGAGAAAGCCGCCAACCTGATCCTGGGGCGGCCCGCTGCGGCGCGTGCAGCCAGACAGGAGACGGTCAGCGCCGACGACTGA
- the murD gene encoding UDP-N-acetylmuramoyl-L-alanine--D-glutamate ligase produces the protein MSTLIYGLGRSGRGVARFLAARGEVAEWYDARPQPQDLELMVQLGFGQGDPARPYTRVVAAPGVPIDHPDLLRLGAGGAEILGEVELAYRAFPDVPMVGVTGTAGKGSTTVLIAELLRAHGLRAREGGNIDPPLLDVIAQAEVAVVELSSFQLERVPSFRPAVAVISNLGVDHLDRHGSVQAYHAAKRNITAHQTPGDALILAPGLDVPTRAQVTHFDPARLLLASGREVLPVSELPEGIHPGNAAAALLAAEALLTRLGRAADPDLLAAALRQARAVHGRFETVARLQTAAGTLRFINDSIATRTLAVQAALEQAASPVAWLVGGRDKGADLEPLREAAQGKVVRVIGFGEDGENFARALGLPYFLVGGESGEEMMDNAVQAAVGALSLDGPPQGTVLLSPIGTSFDAFRDYQERGDTFTRAVQRVLTQLQSQEVTL, from the coding sequence GTGTCCACGCTGATCTATGGCCTGGGCCGCAGCGGGCGCGGGGTGGCCCGGTTTCTGGCGGCACGGGGCGAGGTGGCCGAGTGGTACGACGCCCGCCCCCAGCCGCAGGACCTGGAACTGATGGTGCAGCTGGGCTTCGGGCAGGGCGACCCGGCACGCCCGTATACCCGCGTGGTCGCCGCGCCGGGCGTGCCTATCGACCATCCGGATCTGTTGCGGCTGGGAGCGGGCGGAGCAGAGATTTTGGGTGAAGTGGAACTGGCGTACCGCGCCTTTCCGGATGTGCCGATGGTGGGGGTGACCGGCACGGCGGGCAAGGGCAGCACCACCGTTCTGATCGCTGAACTGCTGCGTGCCCACGGGCTGCGGGCGCGGGAGGGTGGCAATATCGACCCGCCGCTGCTCGACGTGATCGCACAGGCCGAGGTGGCAGTGGTCGAACTGTCGAGCTTTCAGCTGGAGCGCGTGCCCAGTTTTCGCCCGGCGGTGGCGGTCATCAGCAATCTGGGCGTGGATCATCTGGACCGGCACGGCAGTGTACAGGCGTATCACGCGGCCAAGCGCAACATCACCGCGCATCAGACACCGGGCGACGCGCTGATTCTCGCACCCGGCCTCGACGTGCCCACGCGGGCACAGGTGACTCATTTCGACCCGGCGCGGCTGCTGCTGGCGAGTGGGCGCGAGGTGCTGCCAGTGTCCGAGCTGCCCGAAGGCATCCATCCGGGCAACGCGGCGGCGGCCCTGCTGGCGGCAGAAGCGCTGCTGACGCGTCTGGGCCGCGCAGCAGACCCGGACCTGCTGGCGGCGGCGCTGCGGCAGGCCAGGGCAGTGCATGGCCGCTTCGAGACGGTGGCCCGGCTTCAGACCGCTGCGGGCACGCTGCGCTTCATCAATGACAGCATTGCCACGCGCACGCTGGCGGTGCAGGCTGCGCTGGAGCAGGCGGCGTCCCCGGTGGCGTGGCTGGTGGGCGGGCGCGACAAGGGCGCAGACCTGGAACCGCTGCGCGAAGCGGCGCAGGGCAAGGTCGTGCGGGTGATCGGCTTCGGGGAAGACGGCGAGAACTTCGCACGCGCCCTGGGCCTGCCCTACTTTCTGGTCGGCGGCGAGAGCGGTGAGGAGATGATGGACAACGCGGTTCAGGCCGCCGTCGGGGCGCTCAGTCTGGACGGGCCGCCGCAGGGGACGGTGCTGCTGTCGCCCATCGGCACGAGCTTCGACGCCTTCCGTGATTATCAGGAGCGCGGCGACACCTTCACGCGGGCGGTCCAGCGGGTCCTGACGCAGCTTCAGAGCCAGGAAGTAACGCTATGA
- a CDS encoding FtsW/RodA/SpoVE family cell cycle protein, which produces MSLNLVIAQAMLLILGLLGLATSEPSMVPDHAVKVILALLITFGLSRLRPTAFMKMGTVVWVVTLILLALVLVIGVGSGTKRWLLLPGFQFQPSEFAKIGLILQLASFFSRRGVQHKLLSASLMIGFSTLLVLLEPDLGSTVLMFSLGLILMYAAGVRFTNITGLVAAVVLLALPFVSIYLERHPYITARFDLHTAGDVTQLSQIEKAHRDLGYGGFWGQGPDGSRFDYFAAHTDMIIASVGFSTGLLGVTMVIFAYWLVVSAALQVAEMASRVRPMNPQVHGASILAMGAMFMVVGQAFVNLAVAAGIFPVTGVPLPLVSYGFSSMLTMSIAFALIHSALREVRRNLPQDESAVELVPTAAD; this is translated from the coding sequence ATGAGCCTGAATCTGGTGATCGCACAGGCCATGCTGCTGATCCTGGGTCTGCTGGGGCTGGCGACCTCCGAGCCGAGCATGGTGCCCGATCACGCGGTCAAGGTGATTCTGGCGCTGCTCATCACCTTCGGGCTGTCGCGGCTGCGCCCCACGGCCTTTATGAAGATGGGAACGGTCGTCTGGGTCGTCACGCTGATCCTGCTGGCCCTGGTGCTGGTGATCGGTGTGGGCAGCGGTACCAAGCGCTGGCTGCTGCTGCCGGGCTTTCAGTTTCAGCCCTCCGAGTTCGCCAAGATCGGGCTGATTCTTCAGCTCGCCAGCTTCTTCTCGCGGCGGGGGGTGCAGCACAAGCTGCTGAGCGCCAGCCTGATGATCGGCTTCAGCACGCTGCTGGTGCTGCTGGAACCCGATCTGGGCAGCACGGTGCTGATGTTCTCGCTGGGCCTGATCCTGATGTACGCGGCGGGCGTACGCTTCACCAACATCACCGGACTGGTGGCGGCGGTCGTGCTGCTGGCGCTGCCGTTCGTCAGCATCTATCTGGAGCGCCATCCGTACATCACGGCCCGTTTCGATCTCCACACCGCCGGAGACGTGACGCAGCTCAGCCAGATCGAGAAGGCCCACCGCGATCTGGGCTACGGCGGTTTCTGGGGGCAGGGACCGGACGGTTCGCGCTTCGACTACTTTGCCGCCCACACCGATATGATCATCGCCTCGGTGGGCTTCTCGACCGGACTGCTGGGCGTCACGATGGTGATTTTCGCGTACTGGCTGGTGGTCAGTGCAGCCCTTCAGGTCGCAGAGATGGCCTCGCGGGTGCGCCCGATGAATCCGCAGGTACACGGAGCCAGCATCCTGGCGATGGGCGCGATGTTCATGGTGGTGGGGCAGGCCTTCGTGAATCTGGCGGTGGCGGCGGGCATCTTCCCGGTCACGGGTGTGCCGCTGCCACTGGTCAGCTACGGCTTTTCCAGCATGCTCACCATGAGTATCGCCTTCGCGCTGATTCACTCGGCTCTGCGCGAGGTCAGGCGGAATCTGCCGCAGGACGAGTCGGCGGTGGAACTGGTGCCGACAGCGGCAGACTGA